In Lagopus muta isolate bLagMut1 chromosome 6, bLagMut1 primary, whole genome shotgun sequence, one DNA window encodes the following:
- the SLC25A47 gene encoding solute carrier family 25 member 47 isoform X2 — MGNRHGTTCGCCLLPTGQVAPGGLSTAVGYPLDTVKVRIQTEGHYNGIWHCIQETYRTERVLGFYKGVSASVFTVSLISSVSFGTYRNFLCNICKLRYGTADAKPSGLDVSLAGSAAGAVRVVLMTPSEVAKVRMQTQRNPHSSVTSSQPKYRGSLHCLKVIAKEEGFGGLYKGCSALLWRDCSSSAIYFLTYSSLCDWLTPAGKNKPGLLVVLLSGGSAGVLAWGLATPMDVLKSRMQVDESGQHKYKGLIHCARESIRKEGIKVLFKGLGLNCIRAFPVNMVVFVTYEAVLRFTEHFTNKK, encoded by the exons ATGGGAAATCGGCATGGGACAAcctgtggctgctgcctgctgccaacTGGACAGGTGGCCCCAG GTGGCCTAAGCACAGCAGTGGGGTATCCGCTGGACACAGTGAAG GTGAGGATTCAGACCGAGGGGCATTACAATGGCATTTGGCACTGCATTCAAGAAACATACAGGACAGAAAGA GTTTTGGGATTTTACAAAGGTGTGTCAGCATCAGTCTTCACAGTGTCGCTGATCTCCTCTGTTTCATTCGGCACATACAGAAACTTCCTTTGTAACATCTGCAAGCTGCGGTATGGCACAGCTGATGCCAAGCCATCGGGGCTGGATGTTTCTCTggctggaagtgctgctggtgctgtgcgG GTTGTGCTTATGACACCCAGTGAGGTAGCTAAAGTTCGGATGCAGACCCAGAGGAACCCCCATTCCTCTGTCACATCCTCCCAACCCAAGTACCGAGGGTCTCTGCACTGTCTGAAGGTGATCGCCAAGGAGGAAGGCTTTGGGGGTCTctacaaaggctgctctgcaTTGCTGTGGAGGGATTGCTCCTCTTCTGCAATATATTTCCTGACATACTCTTCTCTCTGTGACTGGCTCACACCAgctgggaaaaacaaaccag GTCTCCTGGTCGTGCTGCTCTCTGGGGGCTCTGCTGGAGTGCTGGCCTGGGGTCTGGCTACCCCCATGGACGTCCTCAAGTCGCGGATGCAGGTGGACGAGTCGGGACAGCACAAATACAAAGGCCTCATCCACTGCGCGAGAGAAAGCATCAGAAAGGAGGGGATCAAAGTGCTGTTCAAAGGCCTGGGTTTGAACTGCATCCGCGCCTTTCCTGTGAACATGGTGGTGTTTGTCACATATGAAGCTGTGCTGAGGTTTACAGAGcatttcacaaacaaaaaatag
- the SLC25A47 gene encoding solute carrier family 25 member 47 isoform X3: MDFIAGAIGGGLSTAVGYPLDTVKVRIQTEGHYNGIWHCIQETYRTERVLGFYKGVSASVFTVSLISSVSFGTYRNFLCNICKLRYGTADAKPSGLDVSLAGSAAGAVRVVLMTPSEVAKVRMQTQRNPHSSVTSSQPKYRGSLHCLKVIAKEEGFGGLYKGCSALLWRDCSSSAIYFLTYSSLCDWLTPAGKNKPGLLVVLLSGGSAGVLAWGLATPMDVLKSRMQVDESGQHKYKGLIHCARESIRKEGIKVLFKGLGLNCIRAFPVNMVVFVTYEAVLRFTEHFTNKK; the protein is encoded by the exons ATGGATTTCATTGCGGGGGCCATTGGAG GTGGCCTAAGCACAGCAGTGGGGTATCCGCTGGACACAGTGAAG GTGAGGATTCAGACCGAGGGGCATTACAATGGCATTTGGCACTGCATTCAAGAAACATACAGGACAGAAAGA GTTTTGGGATTTTACAAAGGTGTGTCAGCATCAGTCTTCACAGTGTCGCTGATCTCCTCTGTTTCATTCGGCACATACAGAAACTTCCTTTGTAACATCTGCAAGCTGCGGTATGGCACAGCTGATGCCAAGCCATCGGGGCTGGATGTTTCTCTggctggaagtgctgctggtgctgtgcgG GTTGTGCTTATGACACCCAGTGAGGTAGCTAAAGTTCGGATGCAGACCCAGAGGAACCCCCATTCCTCTGTCACATCCTCCCAACCCAAGTACCGAGGGTCTCTGCACTGTCTGAAGGTGATCGCCAAGGAGGAAGGCTTTGGGGGTCTctacaaaggctgctctgcaTTGCTGTGGAGGGATTGCTCCTCTTCTGCAATATATTTCCTGACATACTCTTCTCTCTGTGACTGGCTCACACCAgctgggaaaaacaaaccag GTCTCCTGGTCGTGCTGCTCTCTGGGGGCTCTGCTGGAGTGCTGGCCTGGGGTCTGGCTACCCCCATGGACGTCCTCAAGTCGCGGATGCAGGTGGACGAGTCGGGACAGCACAAATACAAAGGCCTCATCCACTGCGCGAGAGAAAGCATCAGAAAGGAGGGGATCAAAGTGCTGTTCAAAGGCCTGGGTTTGAACTGCATCCGCGCCTTTCCTGTGAACATGGTGGTGTTTGTCACATATGAAGCTGTGCTGAGGTTTACAGAGcatttcacaaacaaaaaatag
- the SLC25A47 gene encoding solute carrier family 25 member 47 isoform X4 gives MAFGTAFKKHTGQKENFLCNICKLRYGTADAKPSGLDVSLAGSAAGAVRVVLMTPSEVAKVRMQTQRNPHSSVTSSQPKYRGSLHCLKVIAKEEGFGGLYKGCSALLWRDCSSSAIYFLTYSSLCDWLTPAGKNKPGLLVVLLSGGSAGVLAWGLATPMDVLKSRMQVDESGQHKYKGLIHCARESIRKEGIKVLFKGLGLNCIRAFPVNMVVFVTYEAVLRFTEHFTNKK, from the exons ATGGCATTTGGCACTGCATTCAAGAAACATACAGGACAGAAAGA AAACTTCCTTTGTAACATCTGCAAGCTGCGGTATGGCACAGCTGATGCCAAGCCATCGGGGCTGGATGTTTCTCTggctggaagtgctgctggtgctgtgcgG GTTGTGCTTATGACACCCAGTGAGGTAGCTAAAGTTCGGATGCAGACCCAGAGGAACCCCCATTCCTCTGTCACATCCTCCCAACCCAAGTACCGAGGGTCTCTGCACTGTCTGAAGGTGATCGCCAAGGAGGAAGGCTTTGGGGGTCTctacaaaggctgctctgcaTTGCTGTGGAGGGATTGCTCCTCTTCTGCAATATATTTCCTGACATACTCTTCTCTCTGTGACTGGCTCACACCAgctgggaaaaacaaaccag GTCTCCTGGTCGTGCTGCTCTCTGGGGGCTCTGCTGGAGTGCTGGCCTGGGGTCTGGCTACCCCCATGGACGTCCTCAAGTCGCGGATGCAGGTGGACGAGTCGGGACAGCACAAATACAAAGGCCTCATCCACTGCGCGAGAGAAAGCATCAGAAAGGAGGGGATCAAAGTGCTGTTCAAAGGCCTGGGTTTGAACTGCATCCGCGCCTTTCCTGTGAACATGGTGGTGTTTGTCACATATGAAGCTGTGCTGAGGTTTACAGAGcatttcacaaacaaaaaatag
- the SLC25A47 gene encoding solute carrier family 25 member 47 isoform X1, producing the protein MKFGYLRSAISCVFISVGENQRSNAICLLEIQNSGLSTAVGYPLDTVKVRIQTEGHYNGIWHCIQETYRTERVLGFYKGVSASVFTVSLISSVSFGTYRNFLCNICKLRYGTADAKPSGLDVSLAGSAAGAVRVVLMTPSEVAKVRMQTQRNPHSSVTSSQPKYRGSLHCLKVIAKEEGFGGLYKGCSALLWRDCSSSAIYFLTYSSLCDWLTPAGKNKPGLLVVLLSGGSAGVLAWGLATPMDVLKSRMQVDESGQHKYKGLIHCARESIRKEGIKVLFKGLGLNCIRAFPVNMVVFVTYEAVLRFTEHFTNKK; encoded by the exons ATGAAATTTGGTTATCTGAGGTCTGCGATctcctgtgtttttatttcagtaggaGAAAACCAGAGATCAAATGCAATATGCCTTTTGGAGATACAAAACA GTGGCCTAAGCACAGCAGTGGGGTATCCGCTGGACACAGTGAAG GTGAGGATTCAGACCGAGGGGCATTACAATGGCATTTGGCACTGCATTCAAGAAACATACAGGACAGAAAGA GTTTTGGGATTTTACAAAGGTGTGTCAGCATCAGTCTTCACAGTGTCGCTGATCTCCTCTGTTTCATTCGGCACATACAGAAACTTCCTTTGTAACATCTGCAAGCTGCGGTATGGCACAGCTGATGCCAAGCCATCGGGGCTGGATGTTTCTCTggctggaagtgctgctggtgctgtgcgG GTTGTGCTTATGACACCCAGTGAGGTAGCTAAAGTTCGGATGCAGACCCAGAGGAACCCCCATTCCTCTGTCACATCCTCCCAACCCAAGTACCGAGGGTCTCTGCACTGTCTGAAGGTGATCGCCAAGGAGGAAGGCTTTGGGGGTCTctacaaaggctgctctgcaTTGCTGTGGAGGGATTGCTCCTCTTCTGCAATATATTTCCTGACATACTCTTCTCTCTGTGACTGGCTCACACCAgctgggaaaaacaaaccag GTCTCCTGGTCGTGCTGCTCTCTGGGGGCTCTGCTGGAGTGCTGGCCTGGGGTCTGGCTACCCCCATGGACGTCCTCAAGTCGCGGATGCAGGTGGACGAGTCGGGACAGCACAAATACAAAGGCCTCATCCACTGCGCGAGAGAAAGCATCAGAAAGGAGGGGATCAAAGTGCTGTTCAAAGGCCTGGGTTTGAACTGCATCCGCGCCTTTCCTGTGAACATGGTGGTGTTTGTCACATATGAAGCTGTGCTGAGGTTTACAGAGcatttcacaaacaaaaaatag
- the SLC25A47 gene encoding solute carrier family 25 member 47 isoform X5: MTPSEVAKVRMQTQRNPHSSVTSSQPKYRGSLHCLKVIAKEEGFGGLYKGCSALLWRDCSSSAIYFLTYSSLCDWLTPAGKNKPGLLVVLLSGGSAGVLAWGLATPMDVLKSRMQVDESGQHKYKGLIHCARESIRKEGIKVLFKGLGLNCIRAFPVNMVVFVTYEAVLRFTEHFTNKK; the protein is encoded by the exons ATGACACCCAGTGAGGTAGCTAAAGTTCGGATGCAGACCCAGAGGAACCCCCATTCCTCTGTCACATCCTCCCAACCCAAGTACCGAGGGTCTCTGCACTGTCTGAAGGTGATCGCCAAGGAGGAAGGCTTTGGGGGTCTctacaaaggctgctctgcaTTGCTGTGGAGGGATTGCTCCTCTTCTGCAATATATTTCCTGACATACTCTTCTCTCTGTGACTGGCTCACACCAgctgggaaaaacaaaccag GTCTCCTGGTCGTGCTGCTCTCTGGGGGCTCTGCTGGAGTGCTGGCCTGGGGTCTGGCTACCCCCATGGACGTCCTCAAGTCGCGGATGCAGGTGGACGAGTCGGGACAGCACAAATACAAAGGCCTCATCCACTGCGCGAGAGAAAGCATCAGAAAGGAGGGGATCAAAGTGCTGTTCAAAGGCCTGGGTTTGAACTGCATCCGCGCCTTTCCTGTGAACATGGTGGTGTTTGTCACATATGAAGCTGTGCTGAGGTTTACAGAGcatttcacaaacaaaaaatag